The following proteins come from a genomic window of Rutidosis leptorrhynchoides isolate AG116_Rl617_1_P2 chromosome 10, CSIRO_AGI_Rlap_v1, whole genome shotgun sequence:
- the LOC139873133 gene encoding protein XRI1-like, with protein MNFNCDENTEMWDWQGEEYGLQTNTSNNLWNNANENQDDLSYVLNETTPAKSFEDLAYQATNDENVNKGTETCRETYSQAKRRRMLDFDNEVVDIDIMPLCEEDFSSMYLKSKEREASLNEALSQMTEWVAGFSDDTSASGSGYEGVDQSSESWLADILLDDSEMQLRTNDMSPSESTAVQIDITDSDSSLSANGCGTFQELPTPTRKNITFKGKKSFIKTPTKMTSSVVLPFAFVKPCGMQGVMTLKDINQKIHTPSPSKSKKNQQDPAKSYPTSAFSGKPVVGKTKIHTEGGKGSITIMRTKG; from the exons ATGAACTTCAACTGTGATGAAAA CACAGAAATGTGGGATTGGCAAGGTGAAGAATACGGTTTGCAAACAA ATACTTCTAACAACCTATGGAACAACGCAAATGAGAATCAAGATGATCTTTCTTACGTGCTTAACGAAACAACACCTGCAAAGTCCTTTGAGGATTTGGCTTATCAAGCTACTAATGATG AAAATGTAAATAAAGGAACAGAGACATGTAGAGAAACGTATTCCCAAGCGAAAAGGCGTCGAATGCTGGATTTCGACAATGAAGTTGTGGATATCGATATAATGCCACTTTGTGAGGAGGACTTTTCTTCCATGTATTTAAAATCAAAG GAGAGGGAGGCATCCTTAAATGAAGCTTTATCCCAGATGACTGAATGGGTTGCAGGATTCTCAG ATGATACGTCTGCATCTGGATCTGGTTACGAGGGTGTAGATCAGTCTTCAGAGAGCTGGTTAGCCGACATTCTATTAGATGATTCGGAGATGCAACTAAGAACTAATGATAT GAGTCCATCTGAATCCACTGCTGTTCAGATAGATATTACAG ACTCGGACAGTTCCCTATCTGCTAATGGATGTGGTACTTTTCAAGAGCTCCCCACTCCTACTCGTAAAAATATCACTTTCAAAG GTAAAAAGTCTTTCATTAAGACACCAACAAAGATGACTTCATCAGTAGTCCTTCCGTTCGCGTTTGTTAAACCATGTGGCATGCAAGGTGTCATGACGTTAAAGGACATAAACCAGAAGATCCATACTCCATCCCCATCAAAATCAAAGAAAAATCAACAAGATCCCGCAAAATCATACCCTACTTCAGCTTTTTCAGGCAAACCCGTTGTTGGTAAAACCAAGATTCATACTGAAGGAGGCAAAGGCAGCATTACAATTATGAGGACCAAAGGGTGA